From Oncorhynchus mykiss isolate Arlee chromosome 25, USDA_OmykA_1.1, whole genome shotgun sequence, a single genomic window includes:
- the angel1 gene encoding protein angel homolog 1, which produces MIGSAQSLERSMIGSLIFYGLYPLTRLINCVTEPLKKGPSVSINDNKVWDGEVPSKIFTKTQAGLLDPWLSTSSGPPKAKKDPGRVTGEWLKENGALEKEKSKEAEMKKSTVKEVMGSEPEKDRKEPVFVTLGGRLLDGVKEEEPEVRDDVEEDGVREEGPKQQDQEQTILYSEKLMRDDGVQEAPCSPTEKSENSNPAPELTTETSEVQNPSVKDSRTTDDKAIVHVLLEQIVEKMSMGESVTKAQVQKPEWESQTAAGLDLSSFVDPHASTSEVPAEIWDPGLDLVSLLCEAEAQTQPWESRAQPPPKGWHFPIGPGLKEVLFCPSTAFPSMSYYPHSLERETFQVVWRVWEELSETHTAPEPLQRPPSEPRPLFDFTVMSYNILAQDLLEANQELYTHCPLGVLSWDYRFPNLTQEFKKWEPDILCLQEVQENHFTEQLHPVLRDMGYTCVYKRRTGTKTDGCVICYRGDRFSQVSESLLEFYRPECELLDRDNVGIVLLLQPIITQGSEVTAKGPPLCVATTHLLFNTRRGDVKLTQLAMLLAEIDYIVRNCKVKGEHCNVVLCGDFNALPNMPLYQLITTRQLYYHGLPAWMISGQEDLSYNVHHRRVFAPLWPSTVGIDDNCQYTTVNEPKSQITSTQSPERNLQYNHGFLRRLRFCEAACIRPQDLELIPGVTDNTPDPEDKHPYTTRFRQTISHYLNLRSAYGHFIPGTDRAEVTTLHSEVGATVDYIFYSPRRGISGAYQKGGGQRQSQGLKLLGRLSLLPEEDLWSMNGLPNEMFPSDHLSLLAKFQLDLNPV; this is translated from the exons ATGATCGGGTCCGCCCAATCATTGGAGCGGAGCATGATTGGGAGCCTGATATTTTACGGGCTTTACCCGTTAACACGGCTTATAAACTGCGTCACAG AACCCTTGAAAAAGGGTCCCTCTGTGTCCATTAATGACAATAAGGTGTGGGATGGTGAAGTCCCTTCCAAAATATTTACTAAAACGCAGGCAGGCCTGCTGGATCCGTGGCTTAGTACAAGCAGCGGGCCCCCAAAGGCCAAGAAGGATCCTGGGAGAGTGACTGGGGAATGGTTGAAGGAGAACGGCGCACTAGAAAAAGAGAAGAGTAAAGAGGCAGAGATGAAGAAAAGCACTGTGAAAGAGGTGATGGGGTCTGAACCAGAGAAAGACAGGAAAGAGCCTGTATTCGTAACTCTGGGGGGTCGGCTGCTTGATGGAGTGAAGGAAGAGGAGCCAGAGGTGAGAGACGACGTGGAGGAGGACGGGGTCAGAGAGGAAGGTCCAAAGCAGCAGGACCAGGAGCAGACTATCCTCTACTCAGAGAAGCTCATGAGGGATGATGGCGTGCAGGAGGCTCCCTGTTCCCCCACAGAGAAGTCTGAGAACAGTAACCCAGCGCCGGAGCTAACAACAGAGACATCTGAAGTACAGAATCCATCAGTCAAGGACAGCAGGACAACAGACGATAAAGCGATTGTCCATGTCCTGTTAGAACAGATAGTGGAAAAGATGAGCATGGGAGAGTCAGTAACCAAGGCACAGGTGCAAAAACCGGAGTGGGAGAGCCAGACTGCAGCAGGACTAGACTTGAGCTCTTTTGTAGACCCACATGCAAGCACTAGTGAAGTGCCTGCTGAGATATGGGATCCTGGGCTGGACCTGGTCTCCCTTCTCTGTGAGGCAGAGGCCCAGACACAGCCATGGGAGAGTAGGGCTCAGCCCCCACCCAAGGGCTGGCATTTCCCCATCGGCCCTGGCTTGAAAGAGGTGTTGTTCTGCCCTTCCACAGCGTTCCCAAGCATGAGCTACTACCCACattcactggagagagagacctTCCAAG TGGTGTGGAGGGTGTGGGAGGAACTCAGTGAGACCCACACAGCGCCAGAGCCTCTCCAAAGGCCCCCCTCAGAACCCCGGCCCCTGTTTGACTTCACAGTGATGTCTTACAACATCCTTGCCCAGGACCTGCTGGAGGCCAACCAGGAGCTGTACACACACTGCCCTCTAGGGGTGTTGAGCTGGGACTACCGCTTCCCAAACCTCACACAGGAGTTCAAGAAATGGGAACCAGAT ATCCTTTGTCTGCAAGAGGTCCAGGAGAACCACTTTACAGAGCAACTCCATCCTGTCCTTCGTGACATGG GCTACACCTGTGTTTACAAGCGGCGCACCGGCACCAAGACTGATGGCTGTGTGATTTGTTACCGCGGCGACCGTTTCTCCCAGGTGTCAGAGAGTCTGCTGGAGTTCTACAGGCCAGAGTGTGAGCTGCTGGACCGAGACAACGTGGGCATTGTCCTGCTGCTCCAGCCAATTATCACACAGGGGTCAGAAGTCACTGCCAAGGGCCCACCCCTCTGTGTGGCAACCACCCACCTCCTGTTCAACACCAGGAGGGGTGACGTGAAGCTGACCCAGCTTGCAATGCTGCTGGCAGAGATCGACTACATCGTGAGGAACTGCAAGGTGAAGGGAGAGCACTGCAATGTTGTTCTATGTGGAGACTTCAATGCTCTACCCAACATGCCTCTGTACCAACTGATCACGACAAGACAGCTTTACTATCATGGTCTACCTGCCTGGATG ATATCAGGTCAAGAGGATCTGTCCTACAACGTCCATCATAGAAGGGTATTCGCTCCCCTTTGGCCAAGCACCGTGGGCATCGATGACAACTGCCAGTACACAACTGTAAATGAGCCAAAGAGTCAAATCACGTCAACCCAGAGTCCAGAAC GGAACCTGCAGTACAACCATGGCTTCCTGCGTCGGCTGCGTTTCTGTGAGGCTGCCTGTATCCGGCCACAGGACCTGGAGCTCATTCCAGGGGTCACTGACAACAcacctg ATCCTGAGGACAAGCATCCTTATACAACAAG GTTCAGACAGACTATCTCCCATTACCTGAACCTGCGGTCAGCCTACGGCCACTTCATCCCTGGAACAGACCGTGCTGAGGTGACCACGCTGCACTCCGAGGTTGGAGCTACAGTCGACTACATCTTCTACTCTCCAAGGCGTGGCATTTCTGGTGCTTATCAGAAAG
- the LOC110505537 gene encoding olfactomedin-4, which produces MAMQINHKLEMEMSKFETYESKLTVYAERIVNLTVLVELMEKNPGAYSDAYMQEVKVQIKQLEALVQEFLGSIQTSTTVFESLHQQISSMVVVVTMLERYNKNLVLVNHREYINIQLKLEECEKRHNEIFNPNIGSCEHGGITRVSKPIVSQLNAHLNAGFK; this is translated from the exons ATGGCTATGCAGATCAACCACAAGCTGGAGATGGAAATGAGCAAG TTTGAGACATATGAGAGCAAGCTGACAGTGTATGCAGAGAGGATAGTGAACCTGACAGTACTGGTGGAGCTGATGGAGAAGAACCCTGGCGCGTACAGTGACGCCTACATGCAGGAGGTGAAGGTGCAGATCAAACAGTTGGAGGCTCTGGTACAGGAGTTCCTGGGCTCCATACAAACCTCCACTACCGTCTTTGAGTCTCTGCACCAGCAG ATCTCCTCCATGGTGGTGGTCGTGACCATGCTGGAGAGATACAATAAGAACCTGGTGTTGGTGAACCATCGTGAGTACATCAACATACAGCTCAAACTGGAGGAGTGTGAGAAGCGCCACAATGAGATCTTCAACCCCAACATCG GGTCCTGTGAGCACGGAGGTATAACCAGAGTCAGCAAGCCCATTGTCAGTCAACTGAATGCCCACTTGAATGCTGGCTTCAAATAG